Sequence from the Pirellulales bacterium genome:
TATGCCGTGAGTGCGGCAACGTTGTCGTCCTTGACATTGTGCGACCGCATCGTGGCCTGCAGCGAGCCGCGAACCTGATCTTCCAGCCGTGCGACGTGACCGTCCCAGGCCCAGGGGCCTGTGTCGGCGGTGCCCAACAGCGACAAGACCCGTTTTGCCGCGCCGGCCGAGCCATCGCCGAAGTTGTCGCTGGTCAATCCGTTTGTGTGTCCATCGGTATGGCAACTGTGGCAGCTATACCAGCCGTCGAACGACAGGCGTGCGTCATAGAACAGCATTTCGCCCCGTTCGGCAGTGGATAATTGCGGTCGCGGTCCCAGCGAGATTGTTTGCTCCTTGGTACAGCTGTCCATGTCGACCACGCTGATTGCGTCCGCAAAGGTGCTGGCGACATAAATGCGATCCGCGTTCCCGCTTAATGCGACCGCGATGGGTCGGCGCCCGACACTCTCGCGTTGCCAGCCGTTCTGCCCGGCGCGGCGGATCGCGACTTCTTGCACGCCCGATAGCGCCACCACGATATCCCCCGCCGGGCTGACAGCCACACCGGCCGGGTCTCCTGCCCCGGTGCCCAGCCCGCCGATGGTTTGCGTACTGCCAGGCGGAAACGGAAGATGAACGTCGGCCGTCAGCAACTCCATCGGCAGCGTGCGCAATACATTCGTCATGACCGCGCCCCAGAATATGTTGCGCTGCGAAGTATCGACGTTGCTATTGAGGATCTGATGCGCCAACAGCAGTTGCCCGCCGTCGCTCGACGTTGTCATTCCGCGGATGTTGTGGCCGACGAGCTCTCGTACGGAGACCACCGCTTTCGTTTCGAGATCGATCACGGCCAACGACCCGCCAAACGCGTCCGCCACGACTAGGCGCGTATCTTGGGCGGCCAGCGTCATCAATCGGGGGCTGAAAGGAAGCGGAATTGCCTCTCTCGGGAGCAGAACAACGTCGCCCGTCGGCGCGTCGGAACGGTCTTGCAGTGGCCGCAAGTCGATCACACTCACCGCGCGCCCCCACAGCGACGCCACGAAGCAACGTTTACCATCCGCCGAGACGCGCACTGACACAGGCGCCTGAGCGATGGGCGTCCGTGACACCACGCGCAGCGACTCTTCGGCACGCACCAGAACAATGAGCGAATCCGACGCCTCATCCACCGCCAGCAAATAGCTGCCATCAGGTGTCATCGCCAGATCCGCTAGCGTGCGCCCGATATCGATTTCGTCGATCGCCGTACCAGTGTGCAGATCGATCGTGGTGATGCTGCCGCTTGCGCGATTGGCGGTGTAGAGCCGCGCGTCATTCTCGGCCAGCGCCATCGCCACCGGCCGACGCAGCCGCACAGGGGGATCGAATTCGCCGCCACCGACAGGCGGACCCAAGCCTACCGACAGCACCACTCCGGTCATCGCGATCAGCAGCCGAAATGTACCGCGAAACGACATCCGTAGTTCCCTCAAAACGCCCGTCGAGGCTCGTTTACCCTCGAGCGCCGAAACCTCCTGCGCTCTTGCACACAGTCTAACCCTCGAACCATCGAAGACCAACGTGCGGCGATGCACGAGCACAAATGCTATGCGGCGCTGCACGCGTACAAATTCGATACGGCGACGCATGAGAACTAAATCGCAGGATGCCAGCCCTTGGAGGGCCGCTGCGACAGCGACCATTGAAAGCTAATCCATCGTCCCAGCTTCAATCGGTCCAAAGTGTGGCGGGCGGCATTGGCATGTCTGGATCGTGCCACAGCGATTTCAACGGTATTGCTGCCGGTTCGACGTCTCCCGGACGTTGCCACAGCAGCATGCTCTCGCCACTGGCGATAAACGACACCACAGCGATCGGCACCAGGCCAGGCTTCAGTCGCACGCGAT
This genomic interval carries:
- a CDS encoding cytochrome c peroxidase; the encoded protein is MSFRGTFRLLIAMTGVVLSVGLGPPVGGGEFDPPVRLRRPVAMALAENDARLYTANRASGSITTIDLHTGTAIDEIDIGRTLADLAMTPDGSYLLAVDEASDSLIVLVRAEESLRVVSRTPIAQAPVSVRVSADGKRCFVASLWGRAVSVIDLRPLQDRSDAPTGDVVLLPREAIPLPFSPRLMTLAAQDTRLVVADAFGGSLAVIDLETKAVVSVRELVGHNIRGMTTSSDGGQLLLAHQILNSNVDTSQRNIFWGAVMTNVLRTLPMELLTADVHLPFPPGSTQTIGGLGTGAGDPAGVAVSPAGDIVVALSGVQEVAIRRAGQNGWQRESVGRRPIAVALSGNADRIYVASTFADAISVVDMDSCTKEQTISLGPRPQLSTAERGEMLFYDARLSFDGWYSCHSCHTDGHTNGLTSDNFGDGSAGAAKRVLSLLGTADTGPWAWDGHVARLEDQVRGSLQATMRSHNVKDDNVAALTAYLRTLPAPPKERITEGEQIELIAAGRAVFERSGCSQCHQSATYTSAGAYDVGLADELGRNRFNPPSLRGVRWRERLFHDNRAAMLTDVVRQFGHGSEGDLSTEEAAALVAFLRSL